A region of Piscinibacter gummiphilus DNA encodes the following proteins:
- a CDS encoding cytochrome P450, with product MDTHATTSIAPPPSRDGRPPGPSSRWFGLPLLAELQRDYLGFTSQLRAQYGDLSYARVAFEHAYDVFSPELVRELLVANADGLKRWERGLEVFEQLMGQSVLVTEGEVWQRQRRMLQPGFSPRRVAGYAALMSDAAAKGLDAALPAASPAGQVDMDRLFTGLAMDVILRTLFSSEASEESARAVGAVQVASEFAFREMFHPMTLPDWLPLPGKAAKRRALRTLRDLVDGHIARRRVAGAAEHDDLLGMLLSAREETTGEGLSAQEVRDQCMVTFQAGHETTATALLWWSRLIAGDAEALEGARREVDEVLQGETPSAADMARLPWLTATLKEAMRLYPPVPALMSRRTTREIQLGEWRIPKGALVRVTPWVIQRDGRSFEHPDRFLPQRFAAPDDKAPRGAWLPFGTGPRVCIGQHFAMLEMTVIAAMLLQRYQLGLPQGAPACEPVMHVTLRPRNGVTLNLRRRGPARTERP from the coding sequence ATGGACACCCATGCCACCACCTCCATCGCGCCCCCGCCCTCCCGCGACGGCCGCCCGCCGGGCCCGTCCTCGCGGTGGTTCGGCCTGCCCCTGCTGGCCGAGCTCCAGCGGGACTACCTCGGGTTCACCAGCCAGCTCCGGGCGCAGTACGGCGACCTGAGCTACGCGCGGGTCGCCTTCGAACACGCCTACGACGTGTTCTCCCCGGAACTCGTGCGCGAACTGCTCGTGGCGAACGCGGACGGGCTGAAGCGCTGGGAGCGCGGCCTCGAGGTGTTCGAGCAGCTGATGGGGCAGAGCGTGCTCGTCACCGAAGGCGAGGTGTGGCAGCGCCAGCGGCGGATGCTGCAGCCCGGCTTCTCGCCCCGGCGCGTGGCCGGCTACGCCGCGCTGATGAGCGATGCGGCCGCGAAGGGCCTCGACGCGGCGCTGCCCGCCGCCTCGCCCGCAGGGCAGGTGGACATGGACAGGCTGTTCACGGGCCTGGCCATGGACGTCATCCTGCGCACGCTGTTCAGCAGCGAGGCGTCCGAAGAATCGGCCCGGGCCGTCGGCGCCGTCCAGGTGGCGAGCGAATTCGCGTTCCGGGAGATGTTCCACCCGATGACCCTGCCCGACTGGCTCCCGCTGCCGGGCAAGGCGGCCAAGCGCCGCGCGCTGCGCACGCTGAGGGACCTCGTCGACGGTCACATCGCCAGGCGGCGCGTCGCGGGAGCGGCGGAACACGACGACCTGCTCGGCATGCTGCTGTCGGCGCGCGAAGAGACGACGGGCGAGGGCCTGTCGGCGCAGGAGGTGCGCGACCAGTGCATGGTCACCTTCCAGGCGGGCCACGAGACCACCGCCACGGCGCTGCTGTGGTGGAGCCGCCTGATCGCCGGCGACGCCGAGGCGCTGGAGGGAGCCCGGCGAGAGGTCGACGAGGTGCTGCAAGGGGAGACGCCCAGCGCCGCCGACATGGCGCGGCTGCCGTGGCTCACCGCGACGCTGAAGGAGGCGATGCGCCTCTACCCGCCCGTCCCCGCGCTGATGTCGCGGCGGACCACGCGGGAGATCCAGCTCGGCGAGTGGCGCATCCCCAAGGGCGCGCTGGTGCGCGTGACGCCGTGGGTCATCCAGCGCGACGGCCGAAGCTTCGAACACCCGGACCGGTTCCTGCCGCAGCGCTTCGCCGCCCCGGACGACAAGGCCCCGCGCGGTGCGTGGCTGCCCTTCGGCACCGGACCGCGGGTGTGCATCGGCCAGCACTTCGCGATGCTGGAGATGACGGTGATCGCGGCGATGCTGCTGCAGCGCTACCAGCTGGGGCTGCCCCAGGGGGCGCCGGCGTGCGAGCCGGTGATGCACGTGACGCTGCGGCCCAGGAACGGGGTCACGCTGAACCTGCGCCGCCGCGGGCCGGCACGCACGGAACGACCATGA
- a CDS encoding DUF6151 family protein — MTYHFQCRCGRVRGLLSRPELALRGLCYCKDCRAYSNHLGTSAKTHDAHGGAEFIATQARHVRLCEGTRHLACLSLSDKGLLRWYAACCTTPIGNTLRNWKVPYVSLVHTCLKPDPAAFERTFPRLQMRVNTGSARQAPPRLAFRTFVSLAGFVPGIVVSGLTGAYKPNPFFKPPGEPLVPVTVLSTQQRDRAYRAA, encoded by the coding sequence ATGACCTACCACTTCCAATGCCGATGCGGCCGCGTCCGCGGTCTGCTGAGCCGCCCGGAACTCGCGCTGCGAGGCCTCTGCTACTGCAAGGATTGCCGGGCCTACTCGAACCACCTCGGCACCTCGGCGAAGACACACGACGCCCACGGTGGCGCCGAGTTCATCGCGACCCAGGCCAGGCATGTCCGCCTGTGCGAGGGCACGCGGCACCTTGCGTGCCTGTCCCTTTCCGACAAAGGGCTCTTGCGCTGGTATGCGGCCTGCTGCACCACGCCGATCGGCAACACGCTGAGGAACTGGAAGGTTCCGTACGTCAGCCTGGTCCACACCTGCCTGAAACCCGATCCTGCCGCGTTCGAACGCACCTTCCCGCGGCTGCAGATGCGGGTGAACACGGGCAGTGCCCGGCAGGCGCCGCCCAGGCTCGCCTTCAGGACCTTCGTCTCGCTCGCGGGCTTCGTTCCGGGAATCGTCGTCAGCGGGCTCACCGGCGCCTACAAACCGAATCCGTTCTTCAAGCCGCCGGGCGAGCCGCTGGTTCCGGTGACCGTGCTCTCGACGCAGCAGCGAGACCGCGCCTACCGTGCCGCGTAG
- a CDS encoding MerR family transcriptional regulator has product MTAKLSIGFVARQTGCTVPTIRYYEEIGLLPPAGRTESGQRHYDDATVRRLAFIRRCRDFGFSIEQVRELVGLVDQPDRPCVEARDIAAGHLAQVRRKLDELKALEASLAGFVVSCDTACGGGAAVDCTILEALACPPPATDVEPRARCCAPT; this is encoded by the coding sequence ATGACCGCGAAACTCTCCATCGGCTTCGTCGCCCGGCAGACCGGCTGCACGGTGCCCACCATCCGCTACTACGAGGAGATCGGCCTGCTGCCCCCGGCGGGCCGCACCGAGTCGGGACAGCGGCACTACGACGACGCGACGGTTCGCCGCCTCGCGTTCATCCGCCGGTGCCGCGACTTCGGGTTCTCGATCGAGCAGGTCCGCGAACTCGTGGGGCTGGTGGACCAGCCGGACCGGCCCTGCGTCGAGGCGCGCGATATCGCCGCGGGCCACCTGGCGCAGGTGCGCCGAAAGCTCGACGAGTTGAAGGCGCTGGAGGCGAGCCTCGCGGGTTTCGTGGTCAGTTGCGACACGGCGTGTGGGGGAGGAGCGGCCGTCGACTGCACGATCCTCGAGGCGTTGGCATGTCCTCCACCGGCGACCGACGTCGAACCGCGCGCCCGTTGCTGCGCGCCGACTTGA
- a CDS encoding peptidoglycan-binding domain-containing protein, which produces MSLASEMFRDDRRLQECLLHDRAHLTEGTVGPFVNKVQDALFVIDGLRCVPEERRLQRYGPSTAAAVHSFKKRRRIINRSYQTQADDIVGKMTIDALDKALVEKERQCRPVVHVAGARAKAVASVPGDRRRPNGPLPPAGARAALIGAPVSAPSNLSPAGVAMTRAPGAAALVNLARRRLGAMMQFHAHPTLPLPPGIMPSFDALWACFGLPVFPKNSPLLPGQTNQAVKSIADFLRVVDDVYERAVRHLAQANTLFHDPAGPVPEFDGAHAFTLTTPRKPGEPAPSAAFPDGCFFNPRYLAGAEGPVGTRKQMVVALHECVHFVQNDNIADNATQTLSSAHGYSDFVIFCAFGRMAISDSE; this is translated from the coding sequence ATGTCCCTCGCATCCGAGATGTTCCGTGACGACCGTCGCCTGCAGGAGTGCCTGCTCCATGACCGGGCTCATCTGACCGAGGGCACGGTGGGGCCCTTCGTGAACAAGGTGCAGGACGCCCTCTTCGTCATCGACGGGCTGCGCTGCGTCCCGGAAGAGCGGCGGCTGCAGCGGTATGGCCCGAGCACGGCCGCCGCGGTGCATTCGTTCAAGAAGAGGCGCCGCATCATCAACCGCAGCTACCAGACGCAGGCCGACGACATCGTCGGCAAGATGACCATCGACGCCCTCGACAAGGCCTTGGTCGAGAAGGAGCGGCAGTGCCGGCCGGTGGTCCACGTCGCGGGGGCCCGGGCGAAGGCGGTGGCCTCGGTGCCAGGAGACCGGCGCCGCCCGAACGGCCCCCTGCCGCCTGCCGGCGCGCGGGCGGCCCTGATCGGCGCGCCGGTGTCGGCCCCGTCGAACCTGTCTCCGGCGGGCGTCGCGATGACGCGGGCTCCCGGCGCGGCAGCCCTCGTGAACCTCGCTCGCCGGCGGCTGGGCGCGATGATGCAGTTTCATGCGCACCCGACGCTGCCCCTGCCGCCCGGGATCATGCCGTCGTTCGATGCCTTGTGGGCCTGCTTCGGCCTGCCGGTGTTTCCGAAGAACAGCCCGCTGCTGCCGGGCCAGACCAACCAGGCCGTGAAGTCGATTGCCGATTTCCTGAGGGTGGTGGACGACGTCTACGAACGCGCCGTCCGGCACCTGGCCCAGGCGAACACGCTGTTCCACGACCCGGCAGGCCCGGTGCCCGAATTCGACGGAGCGCATGCCTTCACGTTGACCACGCCGAGAAAGCCCGGCGAGCCCGCACCGTCCGCGGCCTTCCCCGACGGCTGCTTCTTCAACCCGCGGTACCTGGCGGGCGCAGAGGGGCCCGTGGGGACACGCAAGCAGATGGTGGTCGCCCTGCACGAATGCGTTCACTTCGTGCAGAACGACAACATCGCGGACAACGCGACGCAGACGCTTTCATCGGCTCACGGGTACTCGGACTTCGTGATCTTCTGCGCCTTCGGCCGGATGGCGATCTCGGATTCGGAGTGA
- a CDS encoding SEL1-like repeat protein, with protein MKISHRLVLAALGLVLSTAVHSSPLETLYESQDADAFFASAVPAAEAGDAEALFLLGKAHHTGQGTPRDLERAAGYYQRARQKGSARATHNLGLIALDDGHKTEAITLFQEALSAGLKLPTLRNLGRAYAPDHPSYRALLQRPVEAAGRSGDAYAEAYRLTSSVNDAFDASSQYYRAWFFARHAMPREHETFDHAALRERAVRWLRIGMDGDLAPAWTNYGVLLMEEGDFEAARPALERGAAKGVPVAHYHLSGMARNRDEALDHMERAALLGLRQAHRPAQQQLQDRYQDETDLDVLARAVERMDALREKSTETFVPRSLAQRLAWGRFVAGVAATAGVLPDRPVRLRACGLDLVQVYGDTFNLGANSAWRLVTYTRFDEATETGVTGRVDPRGCATSAGDLPPSVTTALRGGAVLALHFVNFTLPLAATVEPRRVVLSLGPVDGPRPE; from the coding sequence TTGAAGATCTCCCATCGCCTCGTCCTCGCCGCGCTCGGCCTCGTGCTGTCGACCGCAGTCCACTCGTCCCCGCTGGAAACACTCTACGAATCGCAGGACGCGGACGCGTTTTTCGCGTCGGCCGTCCCCGCGGCGGAAGCCGGCGACGCAGAGGCGCTGTTCCTGCTCGGCAAGGCCCACCACACGGGCCAGGGCACGCCGAGGGACCTCGAGCGTGCCGCCGGGTACTACCAGCGCGCGCGGCAGAAGGGTTCGGCCCGGGCGACCCACAACCTGGGCCTGATCGCGCTGGACGACGGCCACAAGACCGAGGCCATCACCCTGTTCCAGGAGGCCTTGAGCGCCGGCCTCAAGCTGCCCACGCTGCGCAACCTCGGCCGTGCGTACGCCCCGGACCACCCCAGCTACCGCGCGCTGCTGCAACGTCCCGTCGAGGCCGCCGGCCGGTCCGGCGATGCCTATGCCGAGGCCTACCGGCTGACGTCGTCGGTGAACGACGCGTTCGACGCGTCGTCCCAGTACTACCGCGCCTGGTTCTTCGCCCGCCACGCGATGCCGCGCGAACACGAGACCTTCGACCACGCGGCCCTGCGCGAACGCGCCGTGCGGTGGCTGCGCATCGGCATGGACGGTGACCTCGCGCCCGCCTGGACCAACTACGGCGTGCTGCTGATGGAGGAGGGCGATTTCGAGGCCGCGCGGCCCGCGCTCGAACGCGGCGCCGCGAAGGGCGTGCCCGTGGCCCATTACCACCTGTCGGGCATGGCACGCAACCGCGACGAGGCCCTGGACCACATGGAGCGCGCCGCGCTGCTGGGCCTGCGCCAGGCGCATCGGCCCGCGCAACAGCAGCTGCAGGACCGCTATCAGGACGAGACCGACCTCGACGTGCTCGCCCGGGCCGTGGAACGCATGGATGCGCTGCGCGAGAAATCCACCGAAACCTTCGTTCCCCGCTCACTGGCGCAGCGCCTCGCCTGGGGCCGGTTCGTCGCCGGTGTCGCGGCCACCGCTGGCGTGCTGCCCGACCGGCCCGTGCGGCTGCGGGCGTGCGGACTCGACCTCGTCCAGGTGTACGGCGACACGTTCAACCTGGGCGCGAACAGCGCGTGGCGGCTGGTCACCTACACCCGGTTCGACGAGGCCACGGAAACCGGCGTGACGGGCCGCGTGGACCCACGCGGCTGCGCGACGAGCGCCGGAGACCTGCCCCCCTCGGTGACCACGGCCTTGCGCGGCGGGGCCGTGCTCGCGCTGCATTTCGTGAACTTCACGCTGCCGCTGGCGGCCACGGTGGAACCGCGGCGGGTCGTGCTGAGCCTGGGGCCTGTGGACGGGCCGCGGCCGGAGTGA
- a CDS encoding YifB family Mg chelatase-like AAA ATPase, whose protein sequence is MSLAVLHSRALDGLGAPEVTVEVHLANGLPLFTLVGLADTEVREARERVRAALINCGLTFPHNKRITVNLAPADLPKESGRFDLPIALGILAASGQIDLKRTEAFEFAGELSLAGDLRPVRGALALALALRRGSGSGRALVLPVDCAREAALVEGLVIHGARHLLDVVEAFRPAPSDTFVEALARASPEPVVPTGAIPDLREVKGQAGAKRALEIAAAGQHSLLMVGPPGTGKSMLASRFAGLLPPMPIEAALESAALLSLHGSFTAERWRQRPFRAPHHSASSAALVGGGSPPRPGEISLAHHGVLFLDELVELRRDALEALREPLETGRIVISRAARQAEYPARFQLVAAMNPCPCGHHGSPLRSCRCTPDAVQRYQSRLSGPLLDRIDLQVEVTAVPPAALAAAPDGETTATIAARVALAFDVAVARQGVPNARLEGDALDAHTALDDTSSAFLQAASARLGWSARTHHRVLRIARTIADLAGEATLRTPHLAEAIQHRRVLSGA, encoded by the coding sequence ATGTCCCTCGCCGTCCTCCACAGCCGCGCCCTCGACGGCCTCGGTGCGCCTGAAGTCACGGTCGAGGTCCATCTTGCCAACGGCCTGCCGCTGTTCACGCTGGTGGGACTCGCCGACACCGAGGTGCGTGAAGCGCGTGAACGCGTGCGGGCCGCACTCATCAACTGTGGACTGACCTTCCCACACAACAAGCGCATCACCGTCAACCTCGCGCCGGCCGACCTGCCGAAAGAGTCGGGGCGGTTCGATCTGCCCATTGCGCTGGGCATCCTCGCCGCCAGCGGGCAGATCGATCTCAAGCGTACCGAGGCATTCGAGTTCGCGGGGGAGTTGTCGCTCGCGGGAGACCTGCGGCCCGTGCGCGGCGCGCTGGCGCTCGCCCTCGCGTTGCGGCGCGGCAGCGGGTCGGGGCGGGCGCTGGTGTTGCCGGTGGACTGCGCGCGCGAGGCCGCGCTGGTGGAGGGGCTCGTGATCCATGGGGCGCGCCATCTGCTCGATGTGGTCGAGGCGTTCCGGCCGGCACCGTCCGACACGTTCGTCGAGGCGCTCGCACGCGCCTCGCCGGAGCCCGTTGTTCCGACCGGCGCCATCCCCGACCTGCGCGAGGTCAAGGGCCAGGCCGGCGCCAAGCGGGCGCTGGAGATTGCCGCGGCCGGCCAGCACAGCCTGCTGATGGTGGGGCCGCCGGGCACCGGCAAGTCGATGCTCGCGTCGCGCTTCGCCGGCCTGCTGCCGCCCATGCCCATCGAGGCCGCGCTCGAATCCGCGGCGCTGCTGAGCCTGCACGGCAGCTTCACGGCCGAACGCTGGCGGCAGCGGCCGTTCAGGGCGCCGCATCACAGTGCGTCGTCGGCGGCGCTGGTCGGGGGCGGGTCACCGCCTCGGCCCGGGGAAATCTCCCTCGCCCACCACGGGGTTCTTTTTCTCGATGAGCTCGTCGAGCTTCGTCGCGATGCCTTGGAGGCACTGCGCGAGCCTCTGGAAACAGGCCGCATCGTGATCTCGCGCGCCGCGCGGCAGGCCGAGTACCCCGCGAGGTTCCAGCTCGTGGCGGCGATGAACCCTTGCCCTTGCGGGCACCACGGCAGTCCGCTGCGCTCCTGCCGCTGCACGCCGGATGCGGTGCAGCGCTACCAGTCGCGCCTGAGCGGTCCGCTGCTCGACCGCATCGACCTGCAGGTGGAGGTGACGGCGGTGCCGCCCGCGGCGCTGGCCGCGGCGCCCGACGGAGAGACCACCGCGACCATCGCGGCCCGGGTGGCGCTTGCGTTCGACGTGGCGGTGGCCCGGCAAGGCGTGCCGAACGCCCGGCTGGAAGGTGACGCGCTCGATGCCCACACGGCGCTGGATGACACGTCGTCCGCCTTCCTGCAGGCGGCCTCGGCGCGCCTGGGTTGGTCGGCACGCACGCACCACCGCGTGCTGCGCATCGCCCGCACCATCGCCGACCTGGCCGGCGAAGCCACGCTGCGCACGCCCCACCTCGCCGAGGCCATCCAGCACCGGCGCGTGCTCAGCGGCGCCTGA
- a CDS encoding transporter substrate-binding domain-containing protein: MLLLLPMLLLLAAGTARAQGTDTLRKIKETGTINLGHRESSVPFSYYDARHQVVGYSHDLMLKVLDAVKAELGLPALTIKLVPVTAQNRIPLVQNGAVDLECGSTSHTIERARQVAFSVSIFVVGTRLMTGRHSGIRDFNDLQGRKVVITAGTTSDRLLRTFNERNGDRFTIVTAKDHGESFRLLEMGQVDAFMLDDALLYGERAKAQKPENWVVVGTPMSSEVYGCMLRREDTELKQIVDRALTRLMTTGEALRIHTKWFQRPITPKGLNLNWPPSDDLLELYRVPTDKPRG, from the coding sequence ATGCTCCTGCTGTTGCCGATGCTCCTGCTGCTGGCCGCGGGCACCGCACGCGCGCAGGGCACCGACACGCTGCGCAAGATCAAGGAGACGGGCACCATCAACCTCGGCCACCGCGAGTCGTCGGTGCCGTTCTCCTACTACGACGCGCGCCACCAGGTGGTGGGCTACTCGCACGACCTGATGCTCAAGGTGCTCGACGCCGTGAAGGCCGAGCTGGGCTTGCCCGCGCTGACCATCAAGCTCGTGCCGGTGACGGCGCAGAACCGCATCCCGCTCGTGCAGAACGGGGCCGTCGACCTGGAATGCGGGTCGACGAGCCACACCATCGAACGCGCGCGGCAGGTGGCGTTCTCGGTGTCGATCTTCGTGGTGGGCACGCGGCTGATGACGGGCCGCCACTCGGGCATCCGCGATTTCAACGACCTGCAGGGCCGCAAAGTCGTGATCACCGCCGGCACCACCTCCGATCGCCTGCTGCGCACGTTCAACGAACGCAACGGCGACCGCTTCACCATCGTCACGGCGAAGGACCATGGCGAGTCGTTCCGGCTGCTCGAGATGGGCCAGGTGGACGCCTTCATGCTCGACGACGCGCTGCTCTACGGTGAACGCGCCAAGGCGCAGAAGCCGGAGAACTGGGTGGTGGTGGGCACGCCGATGTCGTCGGAGGTGTACGGCTGCATGCTGCGGCGCGAGGACACCGAACTCAAGCAGATCGTCGACCGCGCGCTCACCCGCCTGATGACCACGGGCGAGGCCCTGCGCATCCACACGAAGTGGTTCCAGCGTCCCATCACGCCGAAGGGCCTCAACCTCAACTGGCCACCGTCGGACGACCTGCTGGAGCTCTACCGCGTGCCGACCGACAAGCCCCGGGGATGA
- a CDS encoding ATP-binding protein — protein MMDETPADTAPPPGPSLAGWPALRRLLLTLAILCVVVGCGWAGFTVAERQGIATLRQESNHRLDLFSSAVEGVINRLEHVPATIQLNQDVLQLLRHPRNTGQRRVTSDYLRRLNAHLGSMSVFVLDDRGIVLASSNVDVPDDSRVGEDLSFRPYFLEALSGRVGRHFAIGVHGNEPGYFVSHPIRDGARVVGVATIKIGLHAIDKTWEMLSSQAVLADTNQVVIMSSQPEWRYTSLADLTLDRRVDLQLSRLYNNRRIDRFPLVVQLSVDEDSQVIEGVLPVGQPHHHRARNPEMLVLGRSLDGMDWRLMTFTDLRPTRRQAAVYGFMSAVAAAFVVLLALYLAQHRRILRQRHQAKRMLEEVNAALEQKVASRTQDLTDANDRLRKEVVERERAELTLRNAQGELVHTAKMAILGQLATGITHELTQPLGAIRTLSGNASEFLKRGDLNSLSGNLGIIARMADQMGNIIQPLKGFARKSLPVAVTTDIAHAVGNALFLYGPRMRKEEVDVDNRCVAGQLTAFCDPNRLEQVLINLVGNAIDAMGGGPPRTLTLQASALPDGVPPPHLPAAACPTGWVRVDVLDTGTGFAGGTADHLFEPFFTTKANGQGLGLGLVISRDIVREFHGEIEAADRPEGGARFTLYLPTGPVDPDHAA, from the coding sequence ATGATGGACGAGACCCCCGCCGACACGGCGCCCCCTCCCGGCCCCTCCCTCGCCGGGTGGCCGGCCTTGCGCCGCCTGCTGCTCACGCTCGCGATCCTGTGCGTGGTGGTCGGATGCGGCTGGGCGGGCTTCACGGTGGCCGAGCGGCAGGGCATCGCCACGCTGCGCCAGGAATCGAACCACCGGCTCGACCTGTTCTCGTCGGCGGTGGAGGGCGTGATCAACCGGCTCGAGCACGTGCCGGCCACCATCCAGCTGAACCAGGACGTGCTGCAGCTGCTGCGCCACCCGCGCAACACGGGACAGCGCCGCGTCACCAGCGACTACCTGCGCCGCCTGAACGCCCACCTCGGCAGCATGTCGGTGTTCGTGCTCGACGACCGCGGCATCGTGCTCGCGTCCAGCAACGTCGACGTGCCCGACGACAGCCGCGTCGGCGAGGACCTGTCCTTCCGGCCGTACTTCCTCGAGGCGCTGTCGGGCCGCGTGGGGCGCCACTTCGCCATCGGCGTGCACGGCAACGAACCGGGCTACTTCGTCTCGCACCCCATCCGCGACGGCGCGCGCGTGGTGGGCGTGGCCACCATCAAGATCGGCCTGCACGCCATCGACAAGACCTGGGAGATGCTGTCGTCGCAGGCCGTGCTCGCCGACACCAACCAGGTCGTGATCATGTCGTCGCAGCCGGAGTGGCGCTACACCTCGCTCGCCGACCTGACCCTCGACCGGCGCGTGGACCTGCAGCTCTCTCGCCTCTACAACAACCGGCGCATCGACCGCTTCCCGCTCGTCGTGCAGCTGTCCGTCGACGAGGACAGCCAGGTGATCGAAGGCGTGCTGCCCGTGGGCCAGCCTCACCACCACCGCGCGCGCAACCCGGAGATGCTGGTGCTCGGCCGTTCGCTCGACGGCATGGACTGGCGCCTGATGACGTTCACGGACCTGCGTCCCACGCGCCGGCAGGCCGCGGTGTACGGCTTCATGTCGGCGGTGGCCGCGGCCTTCGTCGTGCTGCTGGCCCTCTACCTCGCGCAGCACCGCCGCATCCTGCGCCAGCGCCACCAGGCCAAGCGCATGCTGGAGGAGGTCAACGCCGCGCTCGAACAGAAGGTGGCCAGCCGCACGCAGGACCTCACCGATGCGAACGACCGCCTGCGCAAGGAGGTGGTGGAACGCGAGCGCGCCGAGCTGACGCTGCGCAACGCGCAGGGCGAGCTGGTGCACACCGCGAAGATGGCCATCCTCGGCCAGCTGGCCACCGGCATCACGCACGAGCTGACGCAGCCGCTCGGGGCCATCCGCACGCTCTCCGGCAACGCGTCCGAGTTCCTCAAGCGCGGCGACCTGAACTCGCTCTCGGGCAACCTCGGCATCATCGCGCGCATGGCCGACCAGATGGGCAACATCATCCAGCCGCTCAAGGGCTTCGCACGCAAGTCGTTGCCGGTCGCGGTGACCACCGACATCGCCCATGCGGTCGGCAACGCGCTGTTCCTCTACGGGCCGCGCATGCGCAAGGAGGAGGTCGACGTCGACAACCGCTGCGTCGCCGGCCAGCTGACCGCCTTCTGCGACCCGAACCGCCTGGAGCAGGTGCTGATCAACCTCGTGGGCAACGCCATCGACGCGATGGGCGGCGGGCCGCCGCGCACGCTGACGTTGCAGGCCTCGGCGCTTCCCGACGGCGTGCCGCCGCCCCACCTGCCCGCCGCCGCGTGCCCCACGGGCTGGGTGCGCGTGGACGTGCTCGACACCGGCACCGGCTTCGCCGGCGGCACGGCCGACCACCTCTTCGAACCGTTCTTCACCACGAAGGCCAATGGCCAGGGCCTCGGCCTGGGCCTCGTCATCTCCCGCGACATCGTCCGTGAATTCCACGGCGAGATCGAAGCCGCCGACCGCCCCGAGGGCGGCGCCCGATTCACCCTCTACCTGCCCACCGGCCCGGTGGACCCCGACCATGCTGCCTGA
- a CDS encoding sigma-54-dependent transcriptional regulator: protein MLPDLSVLVVEDDPHMQLGCVQALQLAGLSVRAVDSAEAATPLIAPSFPGVVVTDMRLPRADGLSLVRHCREQVDAELPVIMITGHGDVNLAVEAMRSGAYDFIQKPFSPEVLVEVVRRALEKRALTLEVAALRQALSDRNAIEGKLVGRSAQIQKVRSLVSEVANSPVDVLIHGETGTGKELVAQALHDLSCRKSRPFVALNCGGVPDNLLDSELFGHEAGAFTGAQRRRIGKIEYADGGTLFLDEVESMPMAMQIKLLRVLQERKIERLGSNQSVPVDVRVVAATKDNLLQRAQQNTFRADLYYRLNVVNIEVPPLRERREDIPLLMEHFMLMASSRYGRPHPSVSDDQMHRLMAHGWPGNVRELRNVADCVVLGIGKDGFGLEPSADGAEGESGHSLTEMVEAFERALISVELSRHGDNIAHSAKALRMPKTTLNDKIRKYRLL from the coding sequence ATGCTGCCTGACCTCTCCGTCCTCGTCGTCGAAGACGATCCCCACATGCAACTCGGCTGCGTGCAGGCGCTGCAGCTCGCCGGGCTTTCCGTGCGCGCCGTGGACTCGGCCGAAGCCGCCACGCCGCTGATCGCACCCAGCTTCCCCGGCGTCGTCGTCACCGACATGCGCCTGCCGCGTGCGGACGGACTCTCGCTCGTGCGCCACTGCCGCGAGCAGGTCGACGCCGAGCTGCCGGTCATCATGATCACCGGCCACGGCGACGTGAACCTCGCGGTGGAGGCGATGCGCAGCGGCGCGTACGACTTCATCCAGAAGCCCTTCTCGCCCGAGGTGCTGGTGGAGGTGGTGCGCCGCGCGCTCGAGAAGCGCGCCCTCACGCTCGAGGTCGCCGCGCTGCGCCAGGCGCTGTCCGACCGCAACGCCATCGAAGGCAAGCTGGTGGGCCGTTCGGCGCAGATCCAGAAGGTGCGTTCGCTCGTGTCCGAGGTGGCGAACTCGCCCGTCGACGTGCTGATCCACGGCGAGACCGGCACCGGCAAGGAACTCGTGGCCCAGGCCCTGCACGACCTGTCGTGCCGCAAGTCGCGGCCGTTCGTGGCGCTCAACTGCGGCGGCGTGCCCGACAACCTGCTCGACAGCGAACTCTTCGGCCACGAGGCCGGTGCCTTCACCGGCGCGCAGCGCCGCCGCATCGGCAAGATCGAGTACGCCGACGGCGGCACGCTCTTCCTCGACGAAGTCGAGAGCATGCCGATGGCGATGCAGATCAAGCTGCTGCGCGTGCTGCAGGAGCGCAAGATCGAGCGGCTCGGCTCGAACCAGAGCGTGCCGGTGGACGTGCGCGTGGTGGCCGCCACGAAGGACAACCTGCTGCAGCGGGCGCAGCAGAACACGTTCCGCGCCGACCTGTACTACCGGCTGAACGTGGTGAACATCGAGGTGCCGCCGCTGCGCGAACGCCGCGAGGACATCCCGCTGCTGATGGAGCACTTCATGCTGATGGCGTCGAGCCGCTACGGCCGGCCGCATCCGTCGGTGTCGGACGACCAGATGCACCGCCTGATGGCGCACGGCTGGCCGGGCAACGTGCGCGAGCTGCGCAACGTGGCCGACTGCGTGGTGCTGGGCATCGGAAAGGACGGCTTCGGCCTGGAGCCTAGCGCCGATGGGGCCGAGGGCGAGTCCGGGCATTCCCTCACCGAGATGGTGGAGGCCTTCGAACGCGCGCTGATCTCGGTGGAGTTGAGCCGCCACGGCGACAACATCGCCCACAGCGCGAAGGCGTTGCGCATGCCCAAGACCACGCTCAACGACAAGATCCGCAAGTACCGCCTCTTGTGA